One genomic segment of Sphingobacteriaceae bacterium includes these proteins:
- a CDS encoding copper resistance protein CopC — protein sequence MGSELALPGGRLGRRTLVWVLVLGIVLCMGLVLPGLGGAHAHLTGSTPKPGETLTELPSNFSLEFDEPVEPAVSQVILVDAQGETVEGTSLRGEGNTLFLDVPALAAGEYALVWEVMSSDGHLVDGEIPFAVTQEAVAQADVDPDSPPDSVAGDPDADAGAEPAEAEAGEDLPAQGDDADQAPEDGQGGRMNWIWYLLILVLLLLILRGRRR from the coding sequence GTGGGAAGTGAGTTGGCCCTGCCCGGCGGCAGGCTGGGCAGGCGGACCCTTGTTTGGGTTCTTGTGTTGGGCATTGTTCTGTGCATGGGGCTGGTCTTACCCGGCTTGGGGGGAGCCCATGCCCACTTGACCGGCTCAACGCCCAAGCCCGGTGAAACCTTGACCGAATTGCCGTCCAACTTCAGCCTGGAGTTCGACGAGCCGGTGGAGCCCGCCGTCAGCCAGGTCATCTTGGTGGACGCCCAGGGGGAAACGGTGGAAGGCACGTCCCTGCGGGGTGAAGGCAACACCTTGTTCCTGGATGTGCCGGCTTTGGCCGCCGGTGAGTACGCCCTCGTCTGGGAAGTAATGTCGTCCGACGGCCACCTGGTGGATGGGGAAATTCCTTTTGCCGTGACCCAGGAGGCTGTGGCCCAGGCCGACGTTGATCCTGATTCCCCGCCCGACTCCGTGGCCGGTGACCCCGATGCCGATGCCGGCGCGGAGCCGGCCGAAGCCGAAGCCGGCGAGGATCTCCCGGCGCAAGGGGATGACGCGGACCAGGCCCCTGAAGACGGCCAGGGCGGCCGGATGAATTGGATCTGGTACCTGCTGATCCTGGTCCTGCTGCTGTTGATCCTGCGGGGCCGGCGCCGGTGA